In Cryptomeria japonica chromosome 10, Sugi_1.0, whole genome shotgun sequence, a genomic segment contains:
- the LOC131079125 gene encoding ubiquitin-conjugating enzyme E2 22 isoform X2, whose product MNDDILSVIFADIEGPADTPYEGGLFRIKLILPQDFPCSPPKGYFMTKIFHPNIAHNGEICVNILKKDWQPALGLRHVLIVVRCLLIEPFPESALNEQAGKMLMENYEEYSRHARFYTSIHAMKHKARKKETPESPATNERPENDVIVSSSPLTACNTNKENAPDPNVGSIEEIGVGELTQKTDASQTKVLVAKKKIDQRKKCLRRL is encoded by the exons CTGACACTCCATATGAAGGTGGTCTTTTTCGCATAAAATTGATCCTGCCTCAGGATTTTCCATGCAGCCCTCCAAAAG GCTATTTTATGACAAAGATCTTTCATCCTAACATTGCACATAATGGAGAAATCTGTGTAAACATTCTGAAGAAAGATTGGCAACCAGCCCTTGGATTGCGGCACGTGCTTATT GTTGTCCGATGCTTACTTATAGAACCATTCCCAGAATCTGCTTTAAATGAGCAGGCTGGAAAGATGCTAATGGAAAATTACGAAGAATATTCAAGACATGCAAG GTTTTATACCAGCATTCATGCAATGAAACATAAAGCCCGTAAAAAGGAGACACCTGAGTCGCCTGCTACAAATGAAAGACCTGAAAATGACGTTATTGTATCATCTAGCCCTCTTACAGCATGCAACACAAACAAAGAGAATGCTCCTGATCCAAATGTAGGttcaatagaagaaattggagTTGGTGAACTTACCCAGAAAACAGATGCTTCACAAACAAAAGTGTTGGTTGCTAAAAAGAAGATAGATCAGAGGAAGAAGTGTCTCAGAAGGTTATAG